The Xiphophorus couchianus chromosome 5, X_couchianus-1.0, whole genome shotgun sequence genome includes a region encoding these proteins:
- the LOC114145539 gene encoding zinc finger protein 2-like isoform X1, whose protein sequence is MGPDAAPEPKSESEDSFGVVEVNVDLESDSSDSSTDTDPENFKQPKINKSNKCFPCPTCGKMFDRPSKVERHKPIHERKPRMLYQCQHCEKNFTQEERMIRHQNTHSRTNKHPCPDCEKVFNRPSRLARHQRTHSRTPKIPHQCSFCMKTFNKLHKLLRHIRVHTGERPYTCPVCGKGFSEAGHCKAHEKTHEEQPEKPHRCADCGMCFFKASSLRRHSRSHTGEKPFKCTLCESSYSRSEGLKRHMKKHTGERPHKCIVCSKRFYSRQDLILHGLTHSGEKPHLCPVCGKGFSQLGNMKEHEQNVHIKSEKYICNECGATFNRYNSMTKHQRVHTGEKPYMCLTCGIRFSWSHSLSRHRRSHAHKQAASEPSEDLESFAGPSGNPESCEPN, encoded by the exons ATGGGCCCAGACGCCGCACCTGAAccaaaatctgaatctgaagaCA GTTTTGGAGTTGTGGAGGTGAACGTTGACCTGGAGTCAGATTCCAGCGACTCTTCCACTGACACTGACCCAGAGAATttcaaacaaccaaaaataaacaaatccaaCAAGTGTTTCCCTTGCCCCACTTGTGGTAAAATGTTCGACAGGCCATCGAAGGTGGAGAGGCATAAACCTATCCACGAGAGGAAGCCAAGAATGCTTTATCAATGTCAGCATTGTGAGAAGAACTTCACTCAGGAGGAGAGGATGATTCGACACCAAAATACCCACAGCAGAACCAACAAGCATCCCTGTCCTGACTGTGAGAAAGTGTTCAACAGGCCTTCAAGGTTAGCGAGACATCAACGCACGCACTCAAGAACACCAAAAATACCTCATCAGTGTTCATTCTGCATGAAGACATTCAATAAACTCCATAAACTTCTTCGCCATATAAGGGTTCACACAGGGGAGAGGCCTTATACCTGCCCTGTCTGCGGAAAGGGATTCTCTGAGGCAGGCCACTGCAAAGCCCACGAAAAAACGCATGAGGAACAGCCGGAGAAACCTCACCGCTGTGCTGACTGCGGAATGTGTTTCTTCAAGGCCTCCTCCTTGCGACGCCACTCCCGTTCCCACACAGGGGAGAAACCTTTTAAATGCACTCTGTGCGAAAGCAGCTACTCCCGCTCAGAGGGACTCAAAAGACACATGAAGAAGCACACAGGAGAAAGACCCCACAAGTGTATTGTCTGCAGCAAAAGATTTTATTCCCGTCAGGACCTGATCCTTCATGGACTTACTCACTCAGGAGAGAAGCCCCATCTGTGCCCTGTGTGTGGTAAAGGCTTCTCCCAGCTCGGCAACATGAAGGAGCACGAGCAGAACGTCCACATTAAGTCTGAGAAATATATTTGCAACGAGTGCGGCGCGACATTCAACAGGTACAATTCGATGACGAAGCATCAGCGTGTGCACACAGGAGAAAAACCTTACATGTGCCTCACATGTGGCATCAGGTTCTCCTGGAGCCATTCCCTGAGTAGGCACAGAAGGAGTCACGCTCACAAACAGGCGGCATCAGAACCTTCAGAGGATTTGGAAAGTTTCGCAGGACCTTCTGGAAATCCAGAAAGTTGTGAACCTAATTAG
- the LOC114145539 gene encoding endothelial zinc finger protein induced by tumor necrosis factor alpha-like isoform X2, with amino-acid sequence MFDRPSKVERHKPIHERKPRMLYQCQHCEKNFTQEERMIRHQNTHSRTNKHPCPDCEKVFNRPSRLARHQRTHSRTPKIPHQCSFCMKTFNKLHKLLRHIRVHTGERPYTCPVCGKGFSEAGHCKAHEKTHEEQPEKPHRCADCGMCFFKASSLRRHSRSHTGEKPFKCTLCESSYSRSEGLKRHMKKHTGERPHKCIVCSKRFYSRQDLILHGLTHSGEKPHLCPVCGKGFSQLGNMKEHEQNVHIKSEKYICNECGATFNRYNSMTKHQRVHTGEKPYMCLTCGIRFSWSHSLSRHRRSHAHKQAASEPSEDLESFAGPSGNPESCEPN; translated from the coding sequence ATGTTCGACAGGCCATCGAAGGTGGAGAGGCATAAACCTATCCACGAGAGGAAGCCAAGAATGCTTTATCAATGTCAGCATTGTGAGAAGAACTTCACTCAGGAGGAGAGGATGATTCGACACCAAAATACCCACAGCAGAACCAACAAGCATCCCTGTCCTGACTGTGAGAAAGTGTTCAACAGGCCTTCAAGGTTAGCGAGACATCAACGCACGCACTCAAGAACACCAAAAATACCTCATCAGTGTTCATTCTGCATGAAGACATTCAATAAACTCCATAAACTTCTTCGCCATATAAGGGTTCACACAGGGGAGAGGCCTTATACCTGCCCTGTCTGCGGAAAGGGATTCTCTGAGGCAGGCCACTGCAAAGCCCACGAAAAAACGCATGAGGAACAGCCGGAGAAACCTCACCGCTGTGCTGACTGCGGAATGTGTTTCTTCAAGGCCTCCTCCTTGCGACGCCACTCCCGTTCCCACACAGGGGAGAAACCTTTTAAATGCACTCTGTGCGAAAGCAGCTACTCCCGCTCAGAGGGACTCAAAAGACACATGAAGAAGCACACAGGAGAAAGACCCCACAAGTGTATTGTCTGCAGCAAAAGATTTTATTCCCGTCAGGACCTGATCCTTCATGGACTTACTCACTCAGGAGAGAAGCCCCATCTGTGCCCTGTGTGTGGTAAAGGCTTCTCCCAGCTCGGCAACATGAAGGAGCACGAGCAGAACGTCCACATTAAGTCTGAGAAATATATTTGCAACGAGTGCGGCGCGACATTCAACAGGTACAATTCGATGACGAAGCATCAGCGTGTGCACACAGGAGAAAAACCTTACATGTGCCTCACATGTGGCATCAGGTTCTCCTGGAGCCATTCCCTGAGTAGGCACAGAAGGAGTCACGCTCACAAACAGGCGGCATCAGAACCTTCAGAGGATTTGGAAAGTTTCGCAGGACCTTCTGGAAATCCAGAAAGTTGTGAACCTAATTAG